In the Heteronotia binoei isolate CCM8104 ecotype False Entrance Well chromosome 13, APGP_CSIRO_Hbin_v1, whole genome shotgun sequence genome, one interval contains:
- the P2RY11 gene encoding P2Y purinoceptor 11, whose amino-acid sequence MGSPCEEGLDENFQQQLWPILALQFALAVAGNGFAIYRFLARGPPSWHAGIVYAFNLALSDLMYAFSLLPLAIYYHSGKDWSYGRPFCRLDRFLFFCDLYGSTFFVACISLNRYVAIVHPFFAHGRLEPRHAKWLSVGVWLLAVAISAPVLEFSTTELRNGTNRTLCLGSAPRAQLRQYWPYSLFLLTFGCVLPFVLTAFSCGAILYTVLRNRNITAAEKCKVKVLIGAVVALYALSYLPYHVLRNLNLKARMAEKEDCGASRWIHTLYQLAKIVVHSHICLHPLLYAALADNLQEYCCRTFRRRKEGGERGVPLRLCDHRAPPGDPQNQS is encoded by the coding sequence ATGGGCAGTCCCTGCGAAGAGGGCTTGGATGAGAACTTCCAACAGCAGCTCTGGCCCATCCTGGCTCTGCAGTTCGCGTTGGCCGTCGCTGGGAACGGCTTTGCCATCTACCGCTTCCTGGCCCGGGGGCCCCCCTCCTGGCACGCTGGCATCGTCTACGCCTTCAACTTGGCGCTCAGCGACCTGATGTACGCCTTCTCCCTGCTGCCCTTGGCCATCTATTACCACTCCGGGAAGGACTGGAGCTACGGCCGCCCCTTCTGCCGCCTGGAccgcttcctcttcttctgcgaCCTTTACGGCAGCACTTTCTTCGTGGCCTGCATCAGCCTGAACCGCTACGTGGCCATCGTCCACCCCTTCTTCGCCCACGGACGCCTGGAGCCCCGCCACGCCAAGTGGCTCAGCGTCGGGGTGTGGCTGCTGGCGGTGGCCATCTCGGCCCCCGTGCTTGAATTTTCAACCACGGAACTGAGAAACGGAACCAATCGAACCCTGTGCCTCGGAAGTGCCCCCCGGGCCCAACTGAGGCAGTACTGGCCCTACAGTTTGTTCCTGTTGACGTTCGGCTGCGTGCTGCCCTTTGTCTTGACCGCCTTCTCCTGCGGGGCCATCCTGTACACGGTGCTGCGCAACCGGAACATCACAGCGGCGGAGAAGTGCAAAGTGAAGGTCCTCATAGGGGCAGTGGTCGCCCTCTACGCCCTGTCCTACCTGCCTTACCACGTCCTTCGCAACCTGAACCTGAAGGCCCGCATGGCAGAAAAGGAGGACTGCGGGGCGTCCCGCTGGATCCACACCCTCTACCAGCTGGCGAAGATCGTGGTCCACTCCCACATCTGCCTCCACCCACTGCTCTACGCTGCCCTGGCCGACAATCTGCAGGAGTATTGCTGCAGAACCTTCCGGAGGAggaaagaggggggagagaggggcgTGCCCTTGAGGCTGTGCGACCATCGGGCCCCTCCGGGAGACCCCCAGAACCAGAGCTGA